In Vespula vulgaris chromosome 19, iyVesVulg1.1, whole genome shotgun sequence, a single genomic region encodes these proteins:
- the LOC127070781 gene encoding protein abrupt-like isoform X2: MGSSSQLYSLSWGEFSSSLASAVQLLRGHGDLVDVTLAAGGRSFPAHKIVLSAASPFLLDLLKSTPCQHPVVMLAGIGADDLESLLEFVYRGEVSVEPSQLPSLLQAAHCLCIHGLTPPTILTESGEEVPVSAIPAANEGLSRETLSSYFPLKRRKKRRKSSSSSGKWARGNMTNDSENRHLNTHTDDHGTTDYDPKDIDAHHGDDTASDQLGYTNHQGSHSPPSKEAKPVTTENSQAGAHQEHTSDSEQHLQTLTPIQPYSPLHIPQFPGSMNMGYPSGVPLPLTQGSAAGTPTCTLSGSLKVRGASDCPGICPLCGATLRQARNLRRHLLSSCKCRFSNHPLQSPLTDPLMIEVKPEVEVTEYSEQSANHGTDSGNSERIICKPSPLPSPVSRESNVVSPRSNVPSPTIAR; this comes from the exons ATGGGGAGCAGCAGTCAGTTGTATAGTCTCTCGTGGGGAGAATTTAGCTCGTCTTTGGCTTCTGCCGTACAGTTACTTAGAGGACATGGAGATTTAGTGGATGTAACATTAGCAGCAGGAGGGCGTAGCTTTCCTGCACACAAGATCGTGCTCTCGGCGGCAAGTCCCTTTTTGCTGGATTTACTGAAG AGTACACCTTGTCAACATCCAGTAGTTATGCTAGCAGGTATTGGAGCAGATGATTTAGAATCATTATTGGAGTTTGTTTATCGGGGTGAAGTCAGCGTCGAACCATCTCAACTACCATCTCTTCTTCAAGCTGCTCATTGTTTGTGTATTCATGGTTTAACCCCACCAACAATATTAACAGAA aGCGGCGAAGAAGTACCTGTATCTGCAATACCTGCAGCAAATGAAGGTTTATCTCGAGAAACTCTTAGTTCTTACTTTCCTttaaagaggaggaaaaagagaagaaagtcaTCTTCGTCTTCAGGAAAGTGGGCACGTGGAAACATGACTAATGACAGTGAAAACAggcatttaaatacacatacagatGATCATGGAACAACAGATTATGATCCAAAGGATATCGATGCTCATCATGGAGATGACACAG CAAGCGATCAGTTGGGATATACGAATCATCAGGGTAGCCATTCACCTCCTTCCAAAGAGGCAAAACCAGTAACTACAGAAAATTCTCAAGCAGGAGCCCATCAGGAACATACGTCAGATAGTGAACAACACTTACAGACACTGACGCCGATACAACCATATTCACCACTGCATATACCTCAGTTTCCTGGTTCAATGAACATGGGCTACCCATCAGGAGTACCGCTCCCACTCACGCAGGGATCGGCAGCTGGGACGCCTACGTGTACTCTATCAGGAAGTTTAAAAGTTCGTGGTGCTTCAGATTGTCCAGGCATTTGTCCACTTTGTGGTGCTACGTTACGTCAAGCAAGAAATTTGCGCAGGCATCTTTTATCGTCTTGCAAGTGTCGATTTAGTAATCATCCATTACAAAGTCCATTGACCGATCCACTGATGATCGAAGTTAAACCAGAAGTCGAGGTAACGGAATACAGTGAGCAATCAGCCAATCATGGAACTGACAGTGGAAATAGTGAACGAATAATTTGTAAACCCAGTCCACTTCCTTCGCCCGTCTCGCGCGAATCAAACGTTGTATCTCCCCGCAGCAACGTACCATCGCCGACTATAGCCAGATGA
- the LOC127070782 gene encoding uncharacterized protein LOC127070782 — translation MQEMNALKLQISINDGNVSFRFQPRKLKIPFIQLEDFYLLRSSILDFLIDNNGFINLMEFCQSVYVLPSMSMGKVISVAKKIPSSCPFRDYEQLRRHWKNMYGYRLPKTPEGIIYYNIKFSSPGVNHFIYPSTCVALKPIQLFPCNDSEYIISQFIDDIRKTIPEICGKRLQILSHQKQNIQFFSLNEYTSSLQNKLSSPGDKKSSTFLSNVKNIEKIPKSEFLSKYEHWLLTDTNKSTSQNLKPTIHLSEIEKIHTTSIPIAVNNKKTVLNDLRIDKINSNLLNYNGTLATSLNCVQHTKKKFQSFETNIESMHSMQLNTHINSRVKQKFLDIRNDKKMNQDVDIEMLAKLNQLDQVKCSVLSDWLQKHSIPHKLKEKKAQLILKVIEHIKKRKTCN, via the exons ATGCAAGAAATGAATGCATTAAAACTGCAGATTTCTATAAATg ATGGAAACGTGTCATTTAGATTTCAACCGAGAAAACTCAAAATACCATTTATACAATTagaagatttttatttgttacgtTCGTCAATATTAGATTTtctaatagataataatgGTTTTATCAATTTAATGGAGTTTTGTCAATCAGTATATGTATTGCCAAG TATGAGTATGGGAAAAGTCATATCAGTAGCTAAAAAGATTCCGTCAAGTTGTCCATTCAGAGATTACGAACAGTTACGTAGACATTGGAAAAATATG tATGGTTATCGGTTACCCAAAACTCCTGAAGGAatcatatattacaatattaaattttcatctcctggtgttaatcattttatatatccaAGCACATGTGTAGCACTTAAGCCAATACAATTGTTTCCTTGCAATGATAGTGAATACATAATTTCTCAATTTATAGATGATATACGTAAAACAATACCTGAAATATGTGGCAAAAGATTACAAATATTGTCGcatcaaaaacaaaatatacaatttttttcgttaaatgaa TATACATCAAGTCTTCAGAATAAGCTGTCGTCACCAGGAGATAAGAAATCGAGCACATTTCtttcaaatgtaaaaaatattgaaaaaataccaAAATCAGagtttttatcaaaatatgaACATTGGTTATTAACAGATACTAATAAATCAACGAGTCAAAATTTAAAACCAACTATACATTTAtctgaaattgaaaaaattcatacTACAAGTATACCAATTgcagttaataataaaaaaactgtTCTTAATGATCttagaatagataaaataaacagtaatttattaaattataatggaACACTTGCAACATCTTTAAATTGTGTACAgcatacaaagaaaaaatttcaatcttttGAGACTAATATAGAATCAATGCATTCAATGCAACtaaatacacatatcaattcaagagtaaaacaaaaatttttggaTATaaggaatgataaaaaaatg AATCAAGATGTAGATATAGAAATGTTGGCAAAGCTTAACCAATTAGATCAAGTAAAATGTTCTGTTTTAAGTGATTGGCTACAGAAACATTCAATTCCgcataaattaaaagaaaagaaagctcagttaatattaaaagtaatagaacatataaaaaagagaaaaacttgCAACTAG
- the LOC127070781 gene encoding protein abrupt-like isoform X1 yields the protein MGSSSQLYSLSWGEFSSSLASAVQLLRGHGDLVDVTLAAGGRSFPAHKIVLSAASPFLLDLLKSTPCQHPVVMLAGIGADDLESLLEFVYRGEVSVEPSQLPSLLQAAHCLCIHGLTPPTILTESGEEVPVSAIPAANEGLSRETLSSYFPLKRRKKRRKSSSSSGKWARGNMTNDSENRHLNTHTDDHGTTDYDPKDIDAHHGDDTAASDQLGYTNHQGSHSPPSKEAKPVTTENSQAGAHQEHTSDSEQHLQTLTPIQPYSPLHIPQFPGSMNMGYPSGVPLPLTQGSAAGTPTCTLSGSLKVRGASDCPGICPLCGATLRQARNLRRHLLSSCKCRFSNHPLQSPLTDPLMIEVKPEVEVTEYSEQSANHGTDSGNSERIICKPSPLPSPVSRESNVVSPRSNVPSPTIAR from the exons ATGGGGAGCAGCAGTCAGTTGTATAGTCTCTCGTGGGGAGAATTTAGCTCGTCTTTGGCTTCTGCCGTACAGTTACTTAGAGGACATGGAGATTTAGTGGATGTAACATTAGCAGCAGGAGGGCGTAGCTTTCCTGCACACAAGATCGTGCTCTCGGCGGCAAGTCCCTTTTTGCTGGATTTACTGAAG AGTACACCTTGTCAACATCCAGTAGTTATGCTAGCAGGTATTGGAGCAGATGATTTAGAATCATTATTGGAGTTTGTTTATCGGGGTGAAGTCAGCGTCGAACCATCTCAACTACCATCTCTTCTTCAAGCTGCTCATTGTTTGTGTATTCATGGTTTAACCCCACCAACAATATTAACAGAA aGCGGCGAAGAAGTACCTGTATCTGCAATACCTGCAGCAAATGAAGGTTTATCTCGAGAAACTCTTAGTTCTTACTTTCCTttaaagaggaggaaaaagagaagaaagtcaTCTTCGTCTTCAGGAAAGTGGGCACGTGGAAACATGACTAATGACAGTGAAAACAggcatttaaatacacatacagatGATCATGGAACAACAGATTATGATCCAAAGGATATCGATGCTCATCATGGAGATGACACAG CAGCAAGCGATCAGTTGGGATATACGAATCATCAGGGTAGCCATTCACCTCCTTCCAAAGAGGCAAAACCAGTAACTACAGAAAATTCTCAAGCAGGAGCCCATCAGGAACATACGTCAGATAGTGAACAACACTTACAGACACTGACGCCGATACAACCATATTCACCACTGCATATACCTCAGTTTCCTGGTTCAATGAACATGGGCTACCCATCAGGAGTACCGCTCCCACTCACGCAGGGATCGGCAGCTGGGACGCCTACGTGTACTCTATCAGGAAGTTTAAAAGTTCGTGGTGCTTCAGATTGTCCAGGCATTTGTCCACTTTGTGGTGCTACGTTACGTCAAGCAAGAAATTTGCGCAGGCATCTTTTATCGTCTTGCAAGTGTCGATTTAGTAATCATCCATTACAAAGTCCATTGACCGATCCACTGATGATCGAAGTTAAACCAGAAGTCGAGGTAACGGAATACAGTGAGCAATCAGCCAATCATGGAACTGACAGTGGAAATAGTGAACGAATAATTTGTAAACCCAGTCCACTTCCTTCGCCCGTCTCGCGCGAATCAAACGTTGTATCTCCCCGCAGCAACGTACCATCGCCGACTATAGCCAGATGA
- the LOC127070877 gene encoding ankyrin repeat and ELMO domain-containing protein D-like, with protein MDTQKNIIGNDREAEDSKKAIESTVIKLLRTQEYTLNAVNNYGENLLHISAAYGCSDIIKEILQKKEHHQVINRKNKFGWTPLMQAIRNRNIDTVKLLLQQKSNVNDSTYLGMSVVGIACAISKEMLQMIYEICPSTLINAVNDDISPLCIAALKNDKDLFFSLIDMGLDVSKANEYTHIMMKQSTVPEIAKLARCYGEIEDYWNDESNDIPIKNESNNNDTISEYKNKSQYIVQMLKDFNNKDDILNNNDDKKNNNNNIPLINIGTYHTDTSNQSNLMKTLESNYKEKHLECLSINLLSAATSEPSLISPTFLDISNTEFPTSPNIYFVKNCTNLATINENDEKNPFMTETEAEYNKLLEFCTSTKDSKHSPTVMLKRLQSIRPADLDLTSVQNDHNTTLEFIPEFSPTQSPNVPEYINDENVSGDKTPTPPRYRTPPRGMVLNSQQTKMIVFLKCYGLCHHMSTFLKEEIDMDLILMLSDNDLQEIGIKEEAERISILTAIKTYQSIEM; from the exons ATGGACACTCAGAAAAATATCATTGGAAATGATAGAGAAGCAGAAGATTCAAAAAAAGCGATAGAATCAACAGTTATAAAGTTGTTACGTACACAAG aaTATACTTTGAATGCTGTTAATAATTATggtgaaaatttattacacatTAGTGCAGCATATGGGTGTTCTGATatcattaaagaaattttacagaaaaaagaacatcATCAagttattaatagaaaaaataaatttggtTGGACACCTTTGATGCAAGCTattcgaaatagaaatattgataCTGTTAAATTACTTTTACAACAAAAATCAAATGTAAATGATTCAACTTATCTTG gaATGTCAGTAGTTGGTATAGCTTGTGCAATAAGTAAAGAAATGTTGCAaatgatatatgaaatttGTCCGTCTACATTAATAAATGCAGTGAATGATGACATTAGTCCACTATGTATAGCtgcattgaaaaatgataaagatttgtttttttctttgattgatATGGGTCTAGATGTTTCTAAAGCCa atgaatatacacacattatgATGAAACAGTCGACAGTACCAGAAATAGCAAAGTTGGCAAGATGCTATGGTGAAATCGAGGATTATTGGAATGATGAATCAAATGACAttccaataaaaaatgaatcaaacaataatgatactataagtgaatataaaaataaatcccaATATATTGTACAAATGCTAAaggattttaataataaagacgatattttaaataacaacgacgacaagaaaaataataataataatatccctttaataaatattggtACATATCATACTGATACAAGTAATCAATCTAATTTAATGAAAACTCTGGAGagtaattacaaagaaaaacatttagaATGTCTTAGTATTAACTTGTTATCTGCAGCTACATCAGAACCAAGTCTAATATCACCTACTTTCTTAGACATTTCTAACACAGAATTTCCTACTTctccaaatatatattttgtgaaaaattgtacaaatttAGCCACCattaatgaaaatgatgaaaaaaatccATTTATGACAGAAACTGAAgcagaatataataaattgctAGAATTCTGTACATCTACAAAAGATTCAAAACATTCACCTACTGTAATGCTTAAAAG ATTACAGTCTATACGACCAGCAGACTTAGACCTCACATCTGTTCAAAATGATCATAATACTACCCTTGAATTTATACCAGAATTTAGTCCTACACAGTCACCAAATGTTCctgaatatattaatgatgaAAATGTATCTGGTGACAAAACACCTACACCTCCACGTTACAGAACTCCACCAAGAGGAATGGTTCTAAATTCACAACAAACTAAAAtgattgtttttttaaaatgCTATGGTTTATGTCATCACATGTCTACATTCCTTAAAGAAGAA atAGACATGGATCTTATTCTAATGCTTTCTGACAATGATTTACAAGAAAttggaataaaagaagaagctgAAAGGATATCTATATTAACAGCTATAAAAACATATCAAAGTATTGAAatgtaa